A single genomic interval of Aureliella helgolandensis harbors:
- a CDS encoding circularly permuted type 2 ATP-grasp protein: protein MNRLSKADAQVKVVPLPQDGSGGDLLLLEKQLSNYRGLNGTYDEAVTKDGTLRDGWPKLFENLGTLSVRELERRIAQAQRQIDAEGVVFNPHDDASEISRPWKLDPVPLVIPEAEWNGVAEGLAQRAQLIDLIILDFLGPQTLLREKVVPPELLFANPQYFPAYHGLVNRPIQHVQLYAADLARDPSGQWWVTADRARSPSGLGYVLENRLIASRMLPVAFSNGNVHRLASFFMTFQRALRDLAKRYRDNPRIAIWSRGTKSKSYFEDAFLARYLGYTLVESDDLAVRNNRVMLKTLGALLPVEVLLRRLDDHRCDPSELTSGSDGISGLLEVIRSGNVAVANSLGSSYAEAPMLAAFLPAICRHLIGQDLKIPSVATWWCGQPHGLKYVQENLERVVIRSAFRDRDEAPLVPAMMTAEQREELSAKIAATPQLFVGQERITRSTTPVWDAGQLKPWSVALRAFMVAKDDGYYPLPGALARVSPDADALLQDMTSGEKSQDVWIVARESVPIVSLLSVDGQQAELKRGGSELPSRVADNLFWFGRNLERAEKIARILRITLQQATGEDATSSGLSRLPEVCSLVKQLDGDGAVEGISVKDLIQRIVRGAMDLKNPASLRNVVNLAHGSASKVRDRIAIDSYRIVTELKEQFETQIAADEDGPYELLWLLDNAVQALSAISGLASESMTRTLGWRFFDLGRRIERGAQTVKILTTLLPLQPQGLTPALEASLKICDSYMTYRGRYLAHVDLAAVLDLLVVDDSNPRSLAYQLRAISEHIDALPRSETQAGISVEQRLALSTYNSVRLCNVYEVSVPDNRGELSALHKVLSLTATRLPKLADEVSNKFLIHAGLQRHYSRGLGADGNG from the coding sequence ATGAATAGACTGAGTAAGGCGGATGCTCAGGTAAAAGTGGTTCCGCTTCCACAAGATGGAAGTGGGGGAGATCTACTTTTACTTGAAAAGCAGCTATCGAATTATCGTGGATTGAATGGCACCTACGATGAGGCGGTTACCAAAGATGGAACGCTGCGCGATGGTTGGCCGAAATTATTCGAAAATCTGGGGACGCTCTCCGTTCGGGAGCTAGAGCGGCGGATTGCGCAGGCACAGCGGCAGATTGACGCCGAAGGTGTCGTCTTCAATCCGCATGATGATGCGAGCGAGATCTCGCGACCTTGGAAACTGGATCCAGTGCCACTGGTCATCCCGGAAGCCGAGTGGAATGGAGTCGCGGAGGGGTTGGCACAGCGCGCCCAGTTGATCGACTTGATCATCCTGGACTTTCTCGGGCCTCAAACTCTGCTGCGTGAGAAAGTTGTTCCCCCGGAGTTGCTATTTGCCAACCCGCAGTACTTTCCTGCGTATCATGGTTTGGTGAATCGGCCCATTCAGCACGTCCAATTGTATGCGGCCGATCTGGCCCGAGATCCTTCGGGGCAATGGTGGGTGACTGCGGATCGAGCTCGGTCCCCATCCGGGCTGGGATATGTTCTCGAGAACCGTCTGATCGCTTCTCGCATGTTGCCCGTGGCGTTTTCCAATGGCAATGTCCATCGCCTGGCTTCCTTTTTCATGACCTTTCAGCGTGCGCTGCGCGACTTGGCCAAGCGTTATCGCGACAATCCCAGGATTGCCATTTGGTCGCGTGGCACGAAGAGTAAGTCGTATTTCGAAGATGCGTTTCTAGCTCGCTATCTGGGGTACACGCTGGTTGAGAGCGACGATTTAGCGGTTCGCAACAACCGAGTCATGCTCAAAACGCTGGGCGCTTTGTTGCCCGTGGAAGTTCTGCTGCGGCGGTTAGACGATCATCGATGCGATCCTTCGGAGTTGACCAGCGGTAGTGACGGAATATCGGGGTTGCTGGAGGTGATCCGCAGCGGCAACGTGGCGGTCGCGAACTCACTCGGTAGCAGCTACGCTGAAGCTCCCATGTTGGCTGCGTTCTTACCCGCCATCTGTCGGCATCTGATAGGACAGGACTTAAAAATTCCGTCGGTGGCTACGTGGTGGTGTGGACAGCCCCACGGCTTGAAGTATGTCCAGGAAAACTTGGAGCGAGTCGTCATTCGCTCCGCCTTTCGAGATCGAGATGAAGCACCGTTAGTTCCAGCCATGATGACGGCAGAGCAGCGCGAGGAGCTGTCGGCGAAGATTGCAGCAACGCCCCAGCTGTTTGTTGGGCAAGAACGCATCACCCGGTCCACGACTCCGGTGTGGGATGCTGGGCAACTGAAGCCCTGGTCCGTGGCGCTGCGGGCGTTTATGGTTGCCAAGGACGATGGGTATTATCCTCTGCCTGGGGCTTTGGCACGCGTGTCTCCCGATGCCGATGCGCTCCTGCAGGACATGACCAGCGGAGAGAAGAGCCAAGATGTCTGGATCGTCGCTCGTGAGAGCGTACCAATCGTTTCGCTGTTGAGCGTCGATGGTCAGCAAGCCGAACTCAAACGCGGTGGCTCGGAGCTGCCTAGCCGCGTGGCGGACAATCTATTTTGGTTTGGACGGAATCTCGAAAGAGCTGAGAAAATTGCCAGGATTCTGCGTATCACGCTGCAGCAAGCAACTGGAGAGGATGCGACCAGCAGTGGCCTGTCCCGATTGCCTGAGGTGTGTTCGCTCGTTAAACAGTTGGACGGAGACGGGGCTGTCGAGGGAATCTCGGTCAAGGATTTAATACAACGGATTGTGCGAGGCGCAATGGATCTCAAGAACCCTGCATCGCTACGCAATGTGGTGAATCTGGCGCATGGTTCGGCCTCCAAGGTGCGTGATCGAATTGCCATCGATAGCTATCGCATCGTTACGGAATTGAAAGAGCAATTCGAAACGCAAATCGCTGCTGACGAGGACGGCCCCTACGAATTGTTGTGGTTGTTGGACAACGCCGTGCAAGCCTTGAGTGCGATTAGCGGATTGGCCAGTGAGAGCATGACCCGTACGTTGGGGTGGAGGTTTTTTGACCTAGGACGGCGAATCGAACGTGGTGCGCAAACGGTCAAGATCCTAACCACGCTATTACCGCTGCAGCCGCAGGGATTGACTCCGGCCCTGGAAGCGAGTCTTAAGATCTGCGACAGCTACATGACCTATCGTGGTCGTTACCTGGCGCATGTTGATCTGGCAGCTGTGCTTGATCTATTAGTCGTGGATGATAGCAATCCTCGTTCGCTGGCGTATCAGCTGCGGGCGATCAGCGAGCACATCGATGCCTTGCCACGGTCGGAGACTCAGGCTGGAATATCGGTCGAGCAGCGATTGGCGCTATCGACCTACAATTCCGTCCGTTTGTGCAACGTTTACGAGGTTTCCGTGCCAGACAATCGGGGAGAGCTATCGGCCTTGCACAAGGTATTGTCTTTGACGGCAACCCGGCTCCCCAAGCTGGCTGACGAGGTTTCCAACAAGTTCTTGATTCATGCAGGCTTACAGCGACACTACAGTCGTGGTTTGGGAGCGGATGGAAATGGATAA
- a CDS encoding transglutaminase family protein has protein sequence MDKQTAAETATYRVNHITTYNYDTPVRVSHNLVMLVPRVEFGVDVSPSYKLTVKPVPLSITRREDYFGNQLHAFSLEENHRQLVVTASGQVKVTPARISVSDPSPSWESVVQGVREQTDPRWMDVCQFQFPSTRIFLEEAYAEYARQCFVPQRPILEAGLELTQRIYQDFEYDSKATHVYTPTLEAFGIRRGVCQDFAHVQIACLRSLGLSARYVSGYLRTHPVPGKERLVGADQSHAWVSLYCGTEHGWVDLDPTNNRICDCDHVPVARGRDYDDVVPVRGVFLGGGRHRIDVSVDVCPVE, from the coding sequence ATGGATAAGCAAACCGCGGCAGAGACAGCCACCTATCGCGTAAATCACATCACGACTTACAACTACGATACGCCGGTTAGGGTCTCGCACAATCTAGTAATGTTAGTCCCACGCGTGGAGTTTGGAGTCGACGTTTCACCTAGCTATAAGTTGACGGTGAAGCCGGTGCCGCTGAGCATTACCCGACGTGAGGACTACTTTGGCAATCAGCTGCATGCATTCTCGTTGGAGGAAAATCATCGGCAGTTGGTGGTGACTGCCAGTGGGCAAGTCAAAGTCACACCTGCTCGAATTTCGGTGAGCGATCCATCTCCTAGCTGGGAGAGCGTCGTTCAAGGGGTGCGTGAGCAAACCGATCCTCGCTGGATGGATGTCTGTCAGTTTCAATTTCCATCAACCCGAATCTTCCTAGAGGAGGCGTATGCCGAATACGCGCGGCAGTGTTTCGTACCGCAGCGTCCCATTCTGGAAGCCGGGTTGGAGCTAACGCAACGCATCTACCAAGACTTCGAATACGATTCCAAAGCCACGCACGTGTACACGCCCACACTGGAGGCTTTCGGTATTCGGCGAGGGGTATGTCAAGACTTTGCGCATGTCCAAATCGCTTGTTTGCGTTCCCTAGGCTTGAGCGCGCGGTATGTCAGCGGCTATCTGAGAACTCATCCGGTACCAGGAAAAGAGCGACTTGTGGGAGCCGATCAATCTCATGCTTGGGTTTCACTGTATTGTGGTACCGAGCATGGTTGGGTCGATTTGGATCCGACGAACAATCGCATCTGTGATTGCGACCATGTCCCCGTGGCGCGTGGTCGCGACTACGATGATGTCGTGCCTGTGCGTGGAGTTTTCCTAGGGGGAGGAAGGCATCGGATTGACGTTTCGGTAGATGTCTGTCCCGTCGAATAA
- a CDS encoding outer membrane protein assembly factor BamB family protein, which yields MQKLLVPLIALSCSAAALQPTNAADYDSVAEVKKAKSELKVNATDWPQWAGSHLRNNVTDQPNVPTTWDVTTGENVRWTAPLGSETYGNPVIANGHVYVGTNNGASYVSRYPSNVDLGVLLCFDEKDGTFLWQHSNEKLPTGRVHDWPEQGICAAPLIDGERLWYVSSRGEIVCLDTQGFHDGENDGVKTEPNENKDEADVIWNVNMMKELGVSQHNMCSCSVTCSGDMLFVNTSNGVDEGHINIPAETAPSFLCLDRNTGKILWSDNSPGSNVLHGQWSSPAYAELGGVGQVLFGGGDGWLYSFDAAGDNGKSKLLWKFDCNPKPSLYVLGGSATRNHIIATPVVYDGLVYVGVGEDPEHGEGDGHLWCIDPTKRGDVSPTIVYNTADPDKPVDHKRLQAMVAKDGDFERDNPNSAAVWHYVGNDPEEFEETMHRTCGTVAIKDDILFVADFSGVFHCLDAKTGQAHWTYDMFAASWASPLIIEDRVYISDEDGDITIFKMSTEQEILEENNMNSAVYTTPVAANSSLFIANRNRIYALETGAQSDVEE from the coding sequence ATGCAAAAACTACTAGTACCTCTGATTGCGTTGAGCTGCAGCGCCGCGGCGTTGCAACCGACCAACGCAGCAGACTACGATTCTGTAGCCGAAGTGAAAAAGGCGAAGTCAGAATTGAAGGTCAACGCAACCGACTGGCCCCAATGGGCCGGGTCACACCTGCGCAACAACGTCACCGATCAACCCAACGTCCCGACGACTTGGGACGTAACGACTGGCGAAAACGTGCGTTGGACCGCTCCGCTGGGCAGCGAAACTTACGGCAACCCTGTTATTGCCAATGGTCACGTGTACGTTGGAACCAACAACGGTGCCAGCTACGTAAGCCGCTATCCGTCGAACGTTGATCTAGGTGTTTTGCTATGCTTCGATGAGAAGGATGGCACATTCCTGTGGCAACATTCCAATGAAAAACTTCCTACCGGACGTGTTCATGATTGGCCGGAACAGGGCATTTGCGCGGCACCATTGATCGACGGCGAACGATTGTGGTATGTCAGCAGCCGTGGCGAGATTGTCTGCCTCGACACGCAAGGTTTTCACGATGGTGAAAACGACGGTGTTAAAACCGAGCCCAACGAGAACAAGGACGAGGCCGATGTGATCTGGAACGTGAACATGATGAAAGAGCTGGGCGTCTCGCAGCACAACATGTGCAGCTGCTCGGTAACCTGTTCCGGTGACATGCTCTTCGTTAACACCTCCAACGGTGTCGATGAAGGACATATTAACATTCCCGCAGAAACGGCGCCTAGCTTCCTGTGCCTCGATCGCAATACGGGAAAAATCTTGTGGTCGGATAACTCCCCAGGAAGCAACGTCTTGCATGGCCAGTGGTCGTCCCCCGCCTACGCCGAACTCGGTGGCGTTGGACAAGTTCTTTTTGGCGGTGGAGATGGCTGGCTCTATAGCTTTGATGCAGCCGGCGATAATGGCAAATCGAAGCTGTTGTGGAAATTCGATTGCAATCCCAAACCCTCCCTCTACGTTCTCGGTGGCTCCGCAACTCGAAACCATATCATTGCCACGCCCGTCGTTTACGACGGTCTGGTCTATGTGGGAGTTGGTGAAGATCCGGAGCACGGTGAGGGTGATGGACACCTGTGGTGCATTGATCCTACCAAGCGAGGCGATGTGAGCCCAACCATTGTCTACAACACCGCGGATCCCGATAAACCGGTGGACCACAAACGGCTGCAAGCCATGGTCGCCAAAGACGGGGATTTCGAACGGGACAACCCAAACTCGGCAGCAGTTTGGCACTACGTTGGTAACGACCCTGAGGAATTTGAAGAAACCATGCACCGCACTTGCGGAACCGTGGCTATCAAAGACGATATCCTGTTCGTTGCTGACTTCAGCGGGGTCTTTCACTGCTTGGACGCCAAGACCGGCCAGGCTCACTGGACCTACGACATGTTTGCCGCCTCCTGGGCATCTCCACTGATCATCGAAGATCGCGTCTACATTAGCGATGAAGATGGCGACATCACGATCTTCAAAATGTCGACCGAGCAAGAGATCTTGGAAGAAAACAACATGAACAGCGCTGTTTACACCACTCCGGTGGCTGCCAATAGCTCTCTCTTCATCGCCAACCGCAACCGGATCTATGCACTGGAAACGGGCGCTCAGAGCGACGTCGAAGAATAG
- a CDS encoding transglutaminase family protein, with product MTIRVALNHRTTYHYDRPTTIHPQLIRLRPAPHTRTPVQSYSLRVTPGEHFTNWQQDPHGNFQARCVFPEPAHGLEIEVDLIVDMTVINPFDFFIEDAAKEFPFVYEEWLGRELKPFLEVLPETPNFEKYLAQVQREIKARGPQNTADFLVGLNQKVQSDISYTIRMEPGVQTPEQTLTLLSGSCRDSSWLLVQVLRRLGLASRFVSGYLIQLAPDLKPLDGPEGPTADFTDLHAWVEVYLPGAGWVGLDPTSGLLAGEGHIPLACTPDPMTAAPISGSIGECEVEFDHAMSVTRIHEDPRVTKPYTPQQWSVIDALGQRVDEQLAAQDVRLTMGGEPTFVSIDNMDGPEWNSEAVGLEKRQLSETLIKRLRERFGQGGLLSYGQGKWYPGESLPRWALACFWRKDGVAIWEDPDLIADTSVDQGLTHEDAGVFAHALAVTLGVSRKYIRPAFEDIAHFLVKEQRLPVNVDPSNPQLGSPEDRARLVRVFEQGLGTPVGFVLPLRRQWWQAQPRWTSGPWPVRGESLFLLPGDSPVGLRLPLDSLPYSATGPAEPLIPIDPTAPVHELPQPLYSRQQNAQQRSDESSANNAGLQIERLANEEKTERGITAKPLKDPREFKLGNSKLSEAAAKLKLEEIDAESESVAADQVVPTALCVEARSGNLHIFMPPTERIEDYLDLVAAVEATARQLKAPVVVEGYPPPHDSRIEVLKVTPDPGVIEVNTHPASNWNELVAITRELHAEARLTRLGTEKFDLDGQHTGTGGGNHIVLGAAHPTDSPFLRRPDLLKSFISYWVNHPSLSYLFSGKFIGPTSQAPRVDEGRRDSMYELELACSLVPPRGQDCPPWLVDRLFRNLLTDLTGNTHRAEFCIDKLYSPDSSTGRLGLLEFRGFEMPPHYEMSLTQQLLIRSMVSAFWDTPYEEPLIEWGTTLHDRFMLPHFVWDDFGYVIQDLNRRGFPIQKEWFAPHFEFRFPVIGEFAVDQMQVELRDAIEPWYVLGEEPTGGGTARYVDSSVERLQVKVRGLTHRRHVLSCNGRRLPLHPTGNAGEYACGVRYRAWQPPSCLHPTIPVHTPLTIDIIDTEARHSLGGCRYHVAHPAGRNYETFPVNANEAEARRGARFFKMGHTPGTIEVPAKETNSSFPLTLDLRRMPKPE from the coding sequence ATGACGATTCGTGTCGCGCTCAATCATCGTACTACCTATCACTACGATCGCCCCACAACGATTCATCCGCAATTGATTCGCCTCCGCCCTGCCCCGCATACGCGGACTCCGGTGCAGAGTTATTCCTTGCGTGTCACGCCTGGCGAGCACTTTACGAACTGGCAGCAAGATCCACACGGCAATTTTCAAGCCCGTTGTGTTTTCCCAGAGCCGGCGCACGGTTTGGAGATTGAAGTAGATTTGATCGTGGACATGACGGTCATCAATCCCTTTGATTTCTTTATCGAAGACGCCGCCAAAGAGTTCCCCTTTGTCTATGAAGAATGGTTGGGACGCGAGCTCAAGCCGTTCCTGGAGGTGTTGCCAGAAACCCCCAATTTTGAAAAGTACCTAGCGCAGGTGCAGCGGGAAATCAAAGCTCGTGGCCCGCAAAATACGGCCGACTTTCTAGTGGGATTGAATCAAAAAGTTCAATCCGATATCAGCTATACCATTCGGATGGAGCCAGGGGTTCAGACTCCCGAGCAGACGTTGACGCTCCTCAGTGGCTCCTGCCGCGATTCGAGCTGGTTGCTGGTGCAAGTATTGCGCAGACTGGGCTTAGCCTCGCGGTTTGTCTCCGGATATTTAATTCAACTTGCCCCTGATTTGAAACCCCTGGACGGTCCCGAAGGCCCGACAGCCGATTTCACGGATTTGCATGCCTGGGTCGAAGTTTACTTGCCGGGAGCCGGTTGGGTGGGACTGGACCCCACGAGCGGCTTGCTGGCTGGCGAAGGACATATTCCTCTTGCCTGCACTCCTGACCCGATGACCGCCGCACCAATTTCAGGATCGATTGGCGAATGCGAGGTTGAGTTCGATCATGCGATGTCCGTGACGCGCATCCATGAGGATCCGAGGGTAACGAAGCCTTACACGCCTCAGCAGTGGTCGGTGATCGATGCGCTAGGTCAGCGCGTGGATGAGCAATTGGCGGCGCAGGATGTACGGCTGACGATGGGAGGGGAACCCACCTTCGTTTCCATTGACAACATGGATGGACCCGAGTGGAATTCCGAGGCGGTAGGGCTTGAGAAGCGGCAGCTCTCGGAGACTTTGATCAAACGATTGCGAGAGCGTTTTGGCCAAGGTGGATTGCTGAGTTACGGTCAGGGCAAATGGTATCCTGGAGAATCGCTTCCACGATGGGCATTAGCCTGCTTTTGGCGCAAGGATGGAGTGGCGATTTGGGAGGATCCCGATCTGATTGCAGACACTTCGGTCGATCAGGGGTTAACCCACGAGGATGCGGGAGTTTTTGCACACGCCTTGGCTGTCACACTGGGTGTCTCGCGTAAGTACATTCGCCCTGCCTTTGAGGACATTGCTCACTTTTTGGTGAAAGAGCAGCGTTTGCCGGTCAATGTCGATCCGAGCAATCCTCAGTTGGGCAGTCCGGAAGATCGCGCCCGCTTGGTACGCGTTTTCGAGCAGGGGCTGGGGACGCCAGTTGGATTTGTGCTACCGCTGCGGAGGCAGTGGTGGCAAGCGCAACCACGTTGGACGAGCGGCCCTTGGCCGGTGCGAGGGGAGAGTCTTTTTTTGTTGCCTGGCGATTCACCCGTAGGTCTTCGCCTACCACTCGATTCGCTCCCCTACTCCGCTACTGGTCCTGCAGAGCCGCTGATTCCCATCGATCCGACCGCACCGGTTCATGAGCTTCCGCAGCCACTGTATTCACGTCAGCAAAATGCGCAGCAGCGATCCGACGAATCGTCTGCCAACAACGCTGGTCTACAGATTGAGAGATTGGCCAATGAAGAGAAGACCGAGCGCGGCATCACGGCGAAGCCGCTCAAGGATCCGCGAGAGTTCAAATTGGGCAACTCGAAATTGAGTGAGGCTGCGGCTAAACTCAAGCTTGAAGAAATCGACGCCGAGTCGGAATCTGTGGCTGCTGATCAAGTGGTTCCCACGGCCCTGTGTGTCGAGGCGCGCAGCGGTAACTTGCATATCTTTATGCCGCCTACGGAGCGGATCGAAGACTACCTAGACTTGGTGGCCGCCGTGGAAGCGACGGCGCGGCAATTGAAGGCGCCGGTCGTAGTGGAAGGCTATCCCCCACCTCACGATTCGCGTATCGAAGTCTTGAAAGTCACACCCGATCCAGGAGTCATCGAGGTGAACACCCACCCAGCCTCCAATTGGAACGAGCTGGTGGCCATCACCCGTGAACTGCACGCTGAAGCTCGACTGACGCGTTTGGGGACGGAGAAATTTGACCTGGATGGTCAGCATACGGGAACGGGAGGAGGAAATCACATTGTGTTGGGGGCAGCCCATCCCACGGACAGCCCTTTCTTGCGGCGTCCCGATTTGCTCAAGAGTTTTATTTCGTATTGGGTAAATCACCCGTCGCTGTCGTACCTGTTTAGCGGGAAATTTATCGGGCCAACGAGTCAGGCCCCGCGGGTTGATGAGGGACGTCGCGATTCGATGTACGAGCTCGAATTGGCTTGCAGTTTGGTGCCACCTCGTGGGCAGGATTGCCCGCCCTGGTTGGTGGATCGCTTGTTCCGCAATCTGTTGACCGATTTGACGGGCAACACGCATCGAGCTGAATTTTGCATCGACAAACTCTACTCACCAGATAGCAGTACGGGGCGGCTCGGCCTGCTCGAGTTCCGTGGTTTTGAAATGCCCCCTCACTATGAGATGAGCCTAACGCAGCAGTTGTTGATTCGCTCGATGGTCTCTGCGTTTTGGGATACACCCTACGAGGAACCGCTGATTGAGTGGGGAACGACGTTGCATGATCGTTTCATGCTTCCCCATTTTGTGTGGGATGATTTCGGCTATGTCATTCAAGATCTGAATCGGCGAGGATTCCCAATTCAGAAGGAATGGTTTGCGCCACATTTTGAATTCCGATTTCCGGTCATTGGTGAATTTGCGGTGGATCAGATGCAGGTGGAATTGCGCGACGCAATTGAGCCTTGGTATGTTTTGGGTGAGGAACCGACCGGGGGAGGGACGGCCCGCTATGTCGATTCCTCGGTGGAGCGTTTGCAGGTCAAAGTGCGTGGGCTGACACACCGCCGGCATGTGTTGAGCTGCAACGGACGGCGTTTACCGCTGCATCCCACCGGCAATGCAGGTGAGTATGCGTGCGGGGTTCGCTACCGAGCTTGGCAGCCGCCAAGTTGCCTACATCCGACCATCCCCGTCCATACCCCGCTCACGATCGATATCATCGATACTGAGGCTCGGCACTCGTTGGGAGGGTGTCGATACCACGTAGCCCATCCAGCCGGACGCAACTACGAGACATTTCCCGTAAATGCGAACGAAGCGGAGGCGCGGCGAGGTGCGCGGTTCTTTAAAATGGGACACACGCCGGGAACCATTGAGGTGCCGGCAAAGGAGACCAATTCTTCTTTCCCACTGACCCTCGACCTGCGGCGGATGCCGAAGCCCGAATGA
- a CDS encoding outer membrane protein assembly factor BamB family protein, whose protein sequence is MKSRNFAGNVPGYPVLRRTTLALIAFALLAPLAPGTSAAEPADWFQWRGPEGSGVSREKNLPISWSPKGENVLWKNADYGTRCTPVAMNGKLYVVTRYKPETTEEGERLICIDGETGDLLWERAHNVFLSDAPAERVGWASPVADPESGNIFWLGLGCAFECVDGETGEVLWHHSMSEEYGMLSTYGGRTNFPIVFEDLVIVSGVMTQWGENAVPAHRYVGFDKRTGAAVWFSSTTPKPKDTTYSTPFLTTFDGQAALVFGAGDGKVHAMQPRTGKLIWSYKPSNRGIFTSPIVVDNIVYGGFHEQSTTDTRIRGGIFAFDGRTEGEISEEDLLWKIPGSEIEKGQPLVIDGRLYVVDLFGKLMVVDAKTGEIIQEKKVGRRPATLLFADNRIYCTEATGMYWVFERTEEGVEELERIRLNKEELLAGPIISNGKIYVTTSEHIYCIGKKDVVPEADAMPELPGETPKSEDQEIAHIQVAPVEAILAPGQTTPYQVRAYNKLGQFLKVVDAEFSVEGGGEISADGTYVAPETQEHTPIFVTAKVGDVSSTARARIIPPLPWSFDFNDKQVPVTWIGAAYRQQPKDVDGESVLVKVNTIPLGTRSQSWMGWTTLSDYTVQADLNSTIQESTGERADMGVINQRYTLDLMGKNELQIRSWTSRLENRFAKTIPFEWDENTWYTMKFQSENHDGKTTLRGKVWKRGTEEPADWSIEATDDVPNTTGSPGLFGNAQITSFYIDNVKVYDNK, encoded by the coding sequence ATGAAATCTCGAAACTTCGCCGGCAACGTGCCGGGGTATCCCGTCCTGCGGAGGACAACCCTAGCCTTAATTGCGTTCGCGCTACTTGCTCCTCTGGCCCCTGGTACTTCCGCTGCTGAACCGGCCGACTGGTTCCAATGGCGTGGCCCAGAGGGCTCTGGCGTATCGCGCGAAAAAAACCTTCCCATCAGCTGGTCCCCCAAGGGAGAGAATGTCCTTTGGAAAAACGCGGATTACGGAACGCGTTGCACACCGGTAGCCATGAATGGCAAGCTGTACGTGGTGACCCGCTACAAACCAGAAACCACCGAAGAGGGTGAACGCTTAATCTGCATCGACGGAGAGACCGGAGATTTGTTGTGGGAGCGTGCCCACAATGTCTTCCTATCCGATGCCCCTGCGGAACGCGTTGGCTGGGCAAGTCCCGTTGCAGATCCTGAATCAGGCAACATTTTCTGGCTCGGACTGGGTTGCGCCTTCGAATGCGTCGATGGCGAGACGGGCGAAGTCCTGTGGCACCACTCGATGAGTGAAGAGTATGGCATGCTCAGCACCTACGGTGGACGCACCAATTTCCCCATCGTCTTTGAAGACCTTGTAATTGTCAGTGGTGTAATGACCCAATGGGGCGAAAACGCAGTCCCAGCCCACCGCTATGTCGGCTTCGACAAGCGCACCGGAGCTGCCGTGTGGTTTAGCAGCACGACACCTAAGCCCAAAGACACGACCTACAGCACCCCTTTCCTGACCACCTTTGACGGACAAGCCGCTCTCGTGTTTGGCGCCGGTGATGGTAAGGTTCACGCCATGCAGCCACGAACCGGAAAGCTCATCTGGTCGTACAAACCGTCCAATCGCGGCATCTTCACTTCTCCAATTGTGGTCGACAATATCGTCTACGGCGGTTTCCATGAGCAGAGTACAACCGACACGCGAATTCGCGGCGGAATCTTCGCGTTCGACGGGCGAACCGAAGGAGAAATCAGCGAGGAGGATTTGCTGTGGAAGATCCCGGGCAGCGAAATCGAGAAGGGCCAGCCACTGGTCATCGATGGTCGGCTCTACGTCGTCGACCTGTTTGGCAAGCTGATGGTCGTCGATGCCAAGACGGGTGAAATCATCCAAGAAAAGAAGGTTGGGCGGCGCCCCGCCACTCTGCTCTTTGCAGACAATCGTATCTACTGCACCGAAGCCACCGGAATGTACTGGGTTTTTGAACGCACCGAAGAGGGCGTCGAAGAACTCGAACGCATCCGACTCAACAAAGAAGAATTGCTGGCCGGTCCCATTATCAGCAATGGTAAGATCTACGTCACGACCAGCGAACACATCTACTGCATAGGCAAAAAAGACGTCGTCCCCGAAGCCGATGCGATGCCTGAATTGCCAGGGGAAACTCCCAAGAGTGAAGATCAGGAAATCGCACATATCCAAGTTGCCCCCGTCGAGGCCATCCTGGCACCAGGGCAAACAACGCCCTATCAAGTGCGAGCCTACAACAAACTGGGACAATTCCTGAAAGTCGTCGACGCGGAATTCTCAGTCGAAGGTGGTGGAGAGATCTCTGCGGATGGAACCTATGTGGCTCCCGAAACGCAGGAGCACACGCCCATCTTCGTGACCGCCAAGGTCGGCGATGTCAGCAGCACCGCACGGGCCCGCATCATTCCACCTCTCCCCTGGTCGTTCGACTTCAATGACAAGCAAGTCCCCGTGACTTGGATTGGGGCCGCATACCGCCAGCAACCCAAAGATGTGGACGGTGAATCGGTACTCGTTAAAGTTAACACGATTCCCCTAGGCACGCGCAGCCAGAGTTGGATGGGATGGACCACGCTCAGCGATTACACCGTCCAAGCCGATCTCAACTCCACGATTCAAGAATCGACCGGTGAACGTGCCGACATGGGTGTCATCAACCAACGCTACACCCTCGACCTGATGGGTAAGAATGAACTGCAGATTCGCTCTTGGACATCGCGTTTGGAAAATCGTTTCGCCAAAACCATCCCTTTCGAATGGGATGAAAACACTTGGTATACGATGAAATTCCAAAGTGAAAATCACGATGGGAAAACGACCTTGCGAGGTAAAGTTTGGAAGCGTGGTACCGAAGAGCCAGCCGACTGGAGCATCGAAGCCACAGATGACGTTCCCAACACGACCGGTAGCCCTGGCTTGTTCGGCAACGCTCAAATTACTTCCTTCTACATCGACAATGTCAAAGTCTACGACAACAAATAA